The sequence CAGCAGGTCGGGGGGGACGCCGGTGCGGCTGCGGATCATCTCGCTCAGAAAGCGGGCGTGGGTGCCCTCGGCGTAGCCACGTACGGTCTCGCCGCGAAACGGCATGGCGCCGTCCACCCAGATGGCCACCTCCGGCGTCCGCCCGCTGCGCAGGTCGGCGCCAAAGCGTGACGGGATGTCGATGACCAGCGCCAGCTCGCCGGTGAGCATGCGTTGTTCCAGCTGCGCCGGTGTGTGCACCGGCGGCGTCTCGATGAAGTAGCGGCTGCCGCTGAAGGTCTGCACATAGGCCCGGCTCTCGGGCGAGCCGTCCTGGTCGTGCACCGCAAAGCGCAGATCCTGGATGTCGAGCGTGATGCCGTAGCCGAGGATGAACATCAGCAGCACCGAGCCGAGCAGGGCAAACACCAGGCGGATCGGGTCGCGGCGCAACTCCAGCGTCTCGCGCCAGGCGTAGCCGAGCAGCCGCCGGAGGCTGAACCAGGGTGGTGGCCGGTCGTCATGGGTGGCCGCCGGCGCTGCCGCGGCGGGCGCCTCGGTGGACGGCGCGCTGGCGGCGCCGGCCGCTTCGCTGAGATAGTCGATGAAGGCGTCTTCGAGCGTGGCCGCCCCGCGCGAGGCCTGCAGCGCAGCCGGGGTGTCGCTGGCCAGCACCCGGCCGGCGTGCATCAGCGAGATGCGGTCGCAGCGCAGCGCCTCGTTCATGAAGTGGGTGGAGATGAAGATGGTGACACCGGTCTCGCGCGAGAGCTCGACCAGCAGCGCCCAGAATTCGTCACGCGCCACCGGGTCGACGCCCGAGGTCGGTTCGTCGAGGATCAGCAGCGCGGGCGAGTGCACCACCGCCACGGCCAGCGACAGCCGCTGGCGAATACCCAGCGGCAATTCGGCGGCGGCCTGGTCCAGATAGCGTGCCAGCGCAAAGCGCGCCACCAGCGCGTCGATGCGCGGCCCGATCTCGGCCGCCGGCAGGTGGAACAACTGGGCGTGCAGCTCGAGGTTCTGGCGTACCGTCAGCTCGCCATACAGCGAGAAGGCCTGCGACATGTAGCCGACCTGACGGCGGCTGTCGAGGTTGCGTGCGTCGACGGTCTTGCCGAACAGCTCGGCCCGCCCTTCGGTGGGCGGCAGCAGGCCGGTGAGCATCTTCATGGTGGTGGTCTTGCCACAACCGTTGGAGCCCAGAAAGCCAAAGATCTCGCCGCGCTGGATCTCGAAGCTCACCGCGTTGACCGCGGTAAAGTCGCCAAAGCGCTGGGTCAGCCCCTCGGCGCGGATGGCGATTTCGCCCTGCCCGTTGTGCGGCGGGATCACCAGCTTCTCGCGGCGGTGGGCGCTGCCCGCGGGCAGCAGCGCGACAAACACCGCCTCCAGCGTCTCTTCGCCGGTCTGCGCGCGTAACGCGTCGGGCGTGCCGTGGCCGATCACGGCGCCGTCGTTCATCGCCACCAGCGTGTCGAAGCGCGCGGCCTCTTCCATGTAGGCGGTCGCCACCACCACGCTCATGCCGGGGCGGCGGGCGCGGATGCGGTCGATCAGTTCCCAGAACTGGCGGCGCGAGAGCGGATCGACGCCGGTGGTCGGCTCGTCGAGGATCAGCAGGTCGGGATCGTGGATCAGCGCGCAGCACAGGCCGAGCTTCTGCTTCATGCCGCCGGAGAGTTTCATCGCCGGGCGGTCGCGGAAGGGCGTCAGGCCGGTGGCCGCGAGCAGCTCGTCGGTGCGGGCGCGGCGCTCGGCGTGGCCCTGGCCGAACAGGCGGGCGAAGAACCCGATGTTCTCGTCCACCGACAGCGTGGGGTAGAGATTGCGCCCCAGCCCCTGCGGCATGTAGGCGATGCGCGGCTGCACACGGGCGCGGAAGCGCGCATCGCGCATGTCGCCGCCAAACACTGTCAGCGTGCCGTCTTGCAGCTTGCGCGCACCGGCCAGCAAGGCCAGCACGCTGGACTTGCCGACGCCGTCGGGGCCGATGAAGCCGACGGTCTGCCCGGCGGGCAGCGCCAGATCCAGCGGCGCCAGTGCCTGCACGGCGCCGTAGCGCAGGGCCACACCGGAGAAGCGGGCGAGCACGGTGTCGGACATGATGCGGGGCCGCTTCAGGGCGCCAGCTGCGCCGGCCACGGCGTGGCCGGGTCGAGCCGCAGCCAGGCCACGCCGGCCATGCCGGGTTTGACCGTGTCGGCATGCGTGGCCAGCCAGTCGGCGGTGACACTCAGCTTGACGCGGAACATCAGTTTTTCACGCTCCGAACGGGTTTCCACCTCGCGCGGGGTGAATTGCGACTTGTCGGCGACAAAGCTGATCCGCGCCGGCACCGGCGTGTCGGGCCAGGCGTCGAACACCAGGCGGGCGTCGTCGCCCACATTCACCGTGCCGGCGGCCTCGGCCGGCAGGAAAACGGTCATGGTGGCCTCGGACAGATCGATCACCGTCAGCACCTTGCCACCCGCGGCCACGACGGCGCCGGGCTCGACCAGCCGGTAAAGCACCCGGCCGCTGACCGGCGCGCGCAGTTCGCCGTCGGCCACCAGCACATCGAGGCGCTGGCGGGCGGCCTGCGCGGCGGTTTCGTTGGCGCGGGCGGCCTCGACCCGCACGGCAGCGGCGCGCACCGCGGCCTCGGCGGCGCGCACGGCGGCACGGTCGGTATCCAGGCGCTGGGCACTCAAGAAGCCACGCTCGACCAGCTCGGCGCTGCGCTTGAGCGTTGCGCGGGCCAGTGCGCGGCTGCTTTGTGCACTGGCAACGCCGGCCTCGGCTTCGGCAATGGCCTGGGTGGCGGCCAGCACCTGGGCATCGGCCTGGGTGCGCTGAGCGACCAGATCGGCAACGTCGATGCGCCCGACCGGTGCGCCGGCTTCAACGCGATCGCCCTCTTTGGGCGTCAGCGCAATCAGCCGGCCGGCCAGTTTGGAGGCGACGTCGGCTTCGGTGGCTTCGAGCCGGCCGTTGGCCATGATCAGTCCGGCCGGTAGCGTGCTGCGGGTTTGCTGCCACAGCAGATAGCCGCCGGCGCCGAGTGCCACCAGCAGGGCGACCGTGAGCAGGGATTTGATGGGGGAACGCATGGTGGATCTCCGCGTGCCGGCCACGGAGCGAGGTGGCCTTTGGCATGGTTTCATTCATTTGAATGAATTTCGGCCGACGAGACGTTGCGCTGCATCAAAAATCGTCGGAATGCCCGGTTGCGCGCCGACCGGCGGCCTGGCCGGGATTGCGCCGCGGCGGCGGGCGCAGCCGTCAGCGGCGCGCTGGCTGGCGGCTTACTTGAGGCTGCCGGACAGGAACTGGCGCAGTCGCTCGCTGCGCGGGCGATCGAACACCTCGGCCGGGGCGCCGACTTCCTCGGCCAGGCCCTGGTGCAGGAACATCACCTGGCTGGAGACTTCGCGGGCGAAGCCCATTTCATGGGTGACGACCACCATGGTGCGGCCTTCCTCGGCCAGCGCGCGCATCACCTTGAGCACCTCGCCGACCAGCTCCGGGTCGAGCGCCGAGGTCGGTTCGTCGAAGAGCAGCACGGCCGGTTCCATGGCCAGCGCGCGGGCAATGGCGACGCGCTGCTGCTGGCCGCCCGACATATGCGCCGGGTAGGCGTCGCGGAATTTGGCGATGCCGACCTTGTCGAGGTAGGCCTCGGCACGTTCGCGGGCCTCGGCCTTGCTCAGGCCGAGCACATGCACCGGTGCTTCCATGACGTTCTCGATCACCGTCATGTGCGCCCACAGGTTGAAGTGCTGGAAGACCATCGCCAGCCGCGTGCGCAGGCGCTGCAGCTGTTTGGCGTCGGCGACCTTCAGATGCCCGTCGCGGCCGCGCACCAGGCGGATTTCCTCGCCGGCCACCTGGATGCGCCCGGCGTCGGGCTGTTCGAGGAAGTTGATGCAGCGCAGGAAGGTGCTCTTGCCCGAGCCCGACGAGCCGATGATGCTGATCACGTCACCGGCCTCGGCCGACAGCGAAATGCCCTTGAGCACCTCGTGGTCGCCATAGCGTTTGTGCAGGTCGTCGACGGTCAGCTGGGTCATGCGGTGGGTCCTTTGATCGCCTTGCGCGGCTGCAGGTGCGCCAGATAGCGCCGCTCGGCGAGGCGGAACAGGCCGACCAGGGAGAAGGTCAGCGTCAGGTAGAGCGCGCCGGCAAAGAGGAAGGCTTCGAACGGGGCGAAATGCTGCGAGTAGGCGTTGCGTGCGGCGCCGGTCAGGTCCATCAGCGTGACGGTGGAGGCGATGGCCGTGCCATGCAGCATGAAGATGGCCTCGTTGCTGTAGGCCGGCAGCGCGC comes from Denitromonas sp. and encodes:
- the rbbA gene encoding ribosome-associated ATPase/putative transporter RbbA; translated protein: MSDTVLARFSGVALRYGAVQALAPLDLALPAGQTVGFIGPDGVGKSSVLALLAGARKLQDGTLTVFGGDMRDARFRARVQPRIAYMPQGLGRNLYPTLSVDENIGFFARLFGQGHAERRARTDELLAATGLTPFRDRPAMKLSGGMKQKLGLCCALIHDPDLLILDEPTTGVDPLSRRQFWELIDRIRARRPGMSVVVATAYMEEAARFDTLVAMNDGAVIGHGTPDALRAQTGEETLEAVFVALLPAGSAHRREKLVIPPHNGQGEIAIRAEGLTQRFGDFTAVNAVSFEIQRGEIFGFLGSNGCGKTTTMKMLTGLLPPTEGRAELFGKTVDARNLDSRRQVGYMSQAFSLYGELTVRQNLELHAQLFHLPAAEIGPRIDALVARFALARYLDQAAAELPLGIRQRLSLAVAVVHSPALLILDEPTSGVDPVARDEFWALLVELSRETGVTIFISTHFMNEALRCDRISLMHAGRVLASDTPAALQASRGAATLEDAFIDYLSEAAGAASAPSTEAPAAAAPAATHDDRPPPWFSLRRLLGYAWRETLELRRDPIRLVFALLGSVLLMFILGYGITLDIQDLRFAVHDQDGSPESRAYVQTFSGSRYFIETPPVHTPAQLEQRMLTGELALVIDIPSRFGADLRSGRTPEVAIWVDGAMPFRGETVRGYAEGTHARFLSEMIRSRTGVPPDLLPTDIEVRYRYNQDFKSLYAMVPAVIPMLLIFIPAILMALGVVREKELGSITNLYVTPVSRLEFLLGKQLPYVAVSMFSFFALVAQAVWIFEVPLKGSLWLLTAAALPYVIATTGIGLLISTFTRSQIAALAGTAILTLLPTVQFSGLTEPVSGLEGAGHVIGQLWPASYFLTISRGEFTKALDFATVWPSLRALLVFGPVLIALSVMLLRKQED
- a CDS encoding HlyD family secretion protein, translating into MRSPIKSLLTVALLVALGAGGYLLWQQTRSTLPAGLIMANGRLEATEADVASKLAGRLIALTPKEGDRVEAGAPVGRIDVADLVAQRTQADAQVLAATQAIAEAEAGVASAQSSRALARATLKRSAELVERGFLSAQRLDTDRAAVRAAEAAVRAAAVRVEAARANETAAQAARQRLDVLVADGELRAPVSGRVLYRLVEPGAVVAAGGKVLTVIDLSEATMTVFLPAEAAGTVNVGDDARLVFDAWPDTPVPARISFVADKSQFTPREVETRSEREKLMFRVKLSVTADWLATHADTVKPGMAGVAWLRLDPATPWPAQLAP
- a CDS encoding ABC transporter ATP-binding protein, translated to MTQLTVDDLHKRYGDHEVLKGISLSAEAGDVISIIGSSGSGKSTFLRCINFLEQPDAGRIQVAGEEIRLVRGRDGHLKVADAKQLQRLRTRLAMVFQHFNLWAHMTVIENVMEAPVHVLGLSKAEARERAEAYLDKVGIAKFRDAYPAHMSGGQQQRVAIARALAMEPAVLLFDEPTSALDPELVGEVLKVMRALAEEGRTMVVVTHEMGFAREVSSQVMFLHQGLAEEVGAPAEVFDRPRSERLRQFLSGSLK